In Numenius arquata chromosome 1, bNumArq3.hap1.1, whole genome shotgun sequence, the DNA window TTTTAGATATTACTTCTTAAAAGTTCCTTTCCCACTGTTTGTGCTTTATTTGTCATATTTTTGTGtcctgataggaaaaaaaattataatcttttTGCCATATGGAAAGCCTATACCAAACGGGAAAAATCGTAGACTAAATTAGCAAAAGAAGTAGCAAACTAATGAAAATCAACTACTTAAACTCTTTCAGAGATTGGTGTTGTTTTTCAAGTAAGGGAGAGCTAATTTTGTGGTTTGGAagcagctttttttattaaatcttaaattcatatgaaatatatttgtgaGTTCTGATTCATGACATGCAAATTCCATCTGCAGCATTGCAAACAATAATGCACAAGGATTGTTTATGCGTTTGCACATATGTTTGATGCCCATAAGTCCaactggaattttaaaaagcttaACAAAATTTGTTTCACAGTGGCTCTCTTATAGTACTAAACTCAGGTGAGTTGTGTGGAGATTCTCTGATTTGCTTGTATCCTACAAATAAGGAAAGAACCACCATAGTGTTTGCCCCCCTTCTCCCTGATATGTTTTTGAAAAACAGGTGTATTGaaagtacagaatcacagaatgatatgaggttggaagggacctctgtagatcgtctagtctaaccccccccccaccaaagcaggtccacctagagcaggttgcacaggaacgtgtccaggcaggttttgaatgtctccagtgatggagactccaccatctctctgggcagcccgttccagtgccctgccaccctcaaagtaaagaagtttctcctcatgtttagatggaacttcttatgttcaagtttgtgcccattcctcttgtcctgtcaccgggcaccactgagaaaagactggccccatcctcttggcacccaccctttaagtatttataggtgttgatcagatcccccctcagtcttctccagactaaaaagacactcaagtccctcagcctttccttataagagagatgctccaggcccctaatcatctttgtagccctctgctgtaccctctctagcagttccctgtccttcttgaactggggagcccagaactggacacagtgctccagatggggactCACTAGGGAAATACTGATTCATTCAGTTTTAAACCTTCAGAAACTTACAGTTGGGTTGGTATGTGGATGAACAGTGGTAACAAGAAGGTGGCTTCTGTGGTCATGTAAATATATTGTATGGCTGTGGCTGGATTTTATTCTGTAATGTGCCTATTTTCTTTGGTAGGTACAAGAAGCCATTGACAGCAGAGATGGACAATTTTGTGCAGAATTGGTATCATTTAAACATCCACATGTTGCAAACCCAAGGCTACAGGTGAGAATCTGATTTTGaccttccttttgttttgctttgagtttttcTAGCTCTTTATATATGGGTTCCTTTCCATTGGGAATGACCCTCAGAAATCTGTTTTAcagattttacagatttttacaGGCCAGACCAGGGTCCGCTTGtaggtttctttcccttttctttttagaagaatattatgtatttccatttttttcctggatggcTTTTTGTGTTCCACTTTGAATTGTTTTCTGGATGGATACAGTCCGAAAAGTCCCTTCTGGCCAGGTGTACATTAGTTAGTAATGTGGCACAGTGGAAGTGACTATAAAGAGAAAACCAGTGGGTCGCAAGAGTCCAGTGTTTGTGCTTATATGCATTTTGGGTGCTTTTATTCAAGGCTAGCTCTAATCAGGTTCTGGAGACAGAACACACGCTAGCAATCCATTACAGGGGATGTGATTATTAATATAACTTAACGTTCTGATAGATAGCAAAGGCACGTATGCATAAAACTGCTATGATAAAATATCCATATAATATTCTATTTCTGGTGCACTGGATGTTTCTTTAATGTTTCATTGATTTATTCTATACTTAGCTTCCATCTCCAGAGGAGAAGTGTCAACAAGTTTTGGAACCACCGTATGATGAAATGTTTGCAGCCCACTTAAGGTAAAGATGGACCAGGAAAGTCGATTGTGAGGCATCCAACGGGGATGGGGAAGGATATCCTAAAGTTTACTTAGTTATTTTAAAGGGCTTATATCTGAAAACTTGGTATTCATTAATCTTATAAATAATGCTAGGACTGCAGGAAATAATTACCTTCTCTTTCCTCAGTCTGGCAGTCTTCTCTGTGTAGGCATTGACACAgctttggttttggtgcttgctGTTTCCTTTGCTCTGCATTTACTAGCTACACAAGAATTTAGGGTGAAATAAGtaagggaaataaatatttttaaaagggattttAGTCGTCAAAATGTTCTTAAGACAGCTTTAGGTCCTTAGTAATTCTGTCaggctttctttaaaaataattctgcattaaCACAGTCTTTAGTTCGCTTTCAACAGTCTTGGAATTTTTTACATCTGTGCTAATCTTGGTGACAGTTTCAGTAAGAATTAGCATATTACAGTTCATACTGTACATATTATAGAAACAAATCCCTGTTCATCTCTCAGATCTCTTTTCTACAATTAGCAGGCTTGTGCAATTTAAGCACAAGCTTAAAATACTTGTGCCATTTTGTTAGGAACATTTCTAATcatatttctgtgtctttttttaaataaacactctATGCCTCTtaagaggcaaaaaagaaatatttgtcttaCACATATGATATTTTCTGATGCACTAATGAACTTTTTCTTTGACAGGTGTACTTACGCTGTTGGAAATCATGACTTCATAGAAGCATACAAATGCCAAACAGTTATTGTTCAATATCCTTTTCTGTAATTCTTGTATATAGTTTTCAGTTTAAGTGTATGTCTTTTTGTAAAATAAGTTGCCTTTACCCCTTTTCAAATCTAATAGAATGTGATCTGCTTCCAAATACACTTCAGCTATTTAGGTTCTTAAGCAAGGAAAATCAGATACActcttctttcagctttctgtAGGACTAAGGGGGAATTTGTCACTTGGCTCTCTaatagaaaatttatttctgacaGAGTATAGGAAACCCTCAAATCATTAATATTCGTCCCAGTTTGTACTTGGCTGGAGGGGAAGATACTGATAAAGAAAGCTGCTATCTTACCTCTAAGCGACCAATGTTTCTAACGGCTACTACAGCACCAAGGGGTGTGTGGCTGCGCTCGCGTTCTTCCCTGCTGCATCTTTGCATCCTGACTCCTCATCTACTTGTTGCTTTGTTGGTTTCTGCCCTATCATATAGTAATATGTGGTACCATACAACTGCTGGGTTTTGTATCTCTGCTTCATTTAGTAGCATTTTAAGTTTTCCTAAATATAGTACGTCTTTCCTGCGAGCGTTTCAGGCACATAAAGAGGAAAACTGGTGAGTACATCATAGAGAGCTGCTAGAAATTAGACTCTCATCTTTCGCTAGCATAATACCATAGTAGTCAAACTAAAATTATGCCAATGGTTTTTAGTTATCCCCAGCAATACTTAAATGCAGCCTAATTGTTTTTGCTGCCTGTTTGAGTTTTTAGATCCAAAAGTGTGAAAACTAAACATCTAAGCTTAATTTTGTAGAATGGTCCATAATAAACACATGAAGAATTTGTTCAAGGTGAGATGGCATTTTATTAAGGCTACcctaaaaaatgtttctgaattaatttttcctccAGTGTAGGATTTTTGAAATGCTAAgacctttccttttaaaaagtgcaTCCTTCTTTATTTAAAGATTAATGTATACTTTTCTAGTTTTATGACCcgctatcaagaaaaaaaaaagcttgtttctcATGTCTTGTTGCATGTGTCTGTgatgtgtctgtttgtgggtggagtggtgtgtggttgtgggtgtttgttttggtttggttttggtgttctgggattttttggtgggttttctttgtttgtttttttttgtttgtttgtttgttttttgttggttggactcgatgatctcaaaggtcccatccaaccaaaaatattcagtgattctatgatttgcacaTACTGTTTTACTTTTCCAGGGCTTTACCTATTATGTATGCTGTAGCCCTCGATCTTCGAATTTTTGCTAATAATGTAAGTACATTTGATTAACAGCCTCATTACTTTTATCTGTTAGGAGTTTCCACAGTGGAAATATTTTAGACTTCATTACATAGCCTAATTTTGCTCAGTACTGTTTAACTGACTGTTCAGGATTTTGTTGACACGTTAAATTCATCCAGTCCTGTTGAAAATCTAAGTTGCTCAGTCTGCCCTCTTCCCATTTGCAGCTTGAACTAGAGAGGTTCGGAGGACCTGCATGCCTCTCGCAGCAGTTGCTTAGAGCATATGAAGTGATTAAGTACTGTCTTTATAGAGCAGCATGGTGGTACAACTCGCTATTTCCATATGTTGTCCTTGGGATTTGGTGGAGTCTTTATAAGGGTGGAGACATCCCAGACAACTGAGCTAATCTAACCACTTACCACGTCTGGAAAGGGAAGTTTCtgcctcctttcccttcttccagcTGTGTATACTGGTTTTGATGCTCATTGAAGCCCTTGCTGAGCCCATAAAACTGCTGAcaggcaacccccccccccaaatttagaGTATTTTTCTCAGGCTAGTGAATTGAAGTAGCTTGTCTAGGGATCTAATGGGAACTGCTGGGCCAAGGTAAGTGGCAGGGTCATGGTGTTCCTTCCTCCTGGTCACTTTACCTGATGAGGTGAAACTAGAGTTCCAGTTAAGTTAGAGCTTGACAATATCcagtattttcagtctttgtCCCCTCAGCACCTTCTTGTGCCCATCTACCCACAAAACAACACATTTAGCATGCTCTCACAgagaatattttttgtgtgtttgcatgcACGTGCCTGTTCTGTAACAGGTCTCAATTCTCAGTCTGAATGAGGCAAATTCATATATATGAGATGCATGAGAACAGGAAAAGTGGCATCAGTCATGCTGGAAGTGTTTGAACTCTGTCTTCTAACCTTAGTATATTCAAAGGATGTGGATACAGAGAAGACTTCTGCAGCAAAGGATGCATTTCCATGTCTATTCCTTATTTTTCAGCTAGTGAGAATGAAAACCTTATAGTAAAACTATTTAGAAAGCACATAGTAAATATCTACTCGCTATTTCCCCCCAACCCactcttctttgttttttaagttcTGCATTAGTCAGCCCATGGATCTTTCCCATATGTtggcaactcttttttttttttttctttttttttttctggctgtaacatatgttttctgtttcttctgaaaatccCAGGTTCTAGCAGTGTCTGTTACTACTAGAAAATGTTGACTATGGTTTAGAAATAAAATCTAGCCCTCGTGGCTGTGGAGAGAAGCTTAATTATAAATTCTAAAACTCAAACTCCTTAACTGGGGAAacattttagtttgcttttgttcaaaagacatttttttgcCAGACTCTTGGTCTTTGAAAACTTGAGTTGACTACCTTCTAGATTTGAGGGATAGCAGGCATGGCAAGTCTATTGCtataagactttttaaaatgctgtgttaAAGAGCTGAACTGTTTACAAGCCagcaaaccaggatgtagaattACACCttgtttgttgctgtgtaatgACAGGCAGATCAACAGCtagtgaagaaagggaaaagcaaagttGGCGACATgttggaaaaagcagcagaactgcTGATGAGCTGTTTTCGAGTCTGTGCCAGTGACACGTAAGTGAAAGATCCTCTATAGAACTTGCACTATTAAATTGTTAAGAACTTAATGAACTTTACATAAGATTTTTCCACTTACTAAGGCCGTATCTGGGTAAGAACAAACACTTCTAAGGCTCGTTTCCTCTCATTTATAGTCTGTTCTCTCTTGACTATTAACTACAGCTGGAGAGGCCTCCCTTCAGGTTTAACATTCCTAGCAGATGTTGGGAGGGACTGATTATGTCCCTGTTTCTCAGGAAGGATCATTAACACTTCTGTGCAGTGAGATTATTAACACTTTTTTGCCCTGTTCAGCAGTGAAGTTTCCTTCATTATGATTAGATGAAAAACAGGTGACTCTTTGATTTCCAGTCTTAGCAATTTTATCACTTCcgaagtgttgggtttttttccctgacttcctTACACCTTGAATATTGTAAGCAACTGCTGTGCTAGTGTATGTGTTACCTGTAGACTGGAGTAAGGACCCTGACGCAGATGAATAATATTTTACATGACGTCTTTTCATTATGTTGAGAAGAAATGTAGCAGAGCTGTTCAAAATTTAAGATGGGAACACATGTTCTGTTTTGACAGCGCTGGTATGGTTTAAGACAAGAAGTTTGGCCTTGACTTCTATTTTCAGACACCTATTTTTACCCTAAAAATCCATAAAATATCTATGGAGGGAATTTACCACAAGGACAAAGTGATTATTTTCTTACAATGGTCAGTACTAatagtttttttacttttttcttttcttatgacAGTCGAGCAGGCATTGAAGATTCCAAAAAGTGGGGCATGTTGTTTCTCGTGAACCagctgtttaaaatttattttaaggtaGGGTTCAAGTCTAATAAGCTGTGTTTTCTACTTCATAGTCTAAGTCAAACCCACCTTTTTTTATATGCTACTATGTGTCTACTGTCTCCGAGTAAAATGCAGTTAATTTCTTTTAACAGATCAACAAGCTGCATCTATGTAAGCCCTTAATTAGAGCAATTGACAGCTCAAATCTGAAGGATGAGTATAGTATGGCACAGCGAGTTACGTACAGGTACTATGTTGGACGCAAAGCCATGTTTGACAGTGACTTTAAGCAAGGTACTGTGTGCCACTAAGACAAATTTAAAGTCTTGCTGCTTGGTGTGAAATCTGGCTGATGTTGCATGTGTGTGACTCAAAATGTGTGTAGAAGGTGCAGTTGTGCTTGCATTGAGCCAAGGCCCACAGGCTGAGTCAGATCAGAGAGGAGATTACATGATGCTTCTAATTGTAGCATATGcccaattttaaaatatctgtgtcAGTGAAGTTCTCTGTAGTTTTATACATTGTGTGCATGCATAAGGAAATGTATGAGCATCCAAAAGAATAGGTTTGTGAAAGGTTTCACAAGGGAGGTTTTGTGACTCTCTTGTCCTCTTCAGGTTGTTGTATGCCATGTAGGAAATCTTCAGCAAACTGTACTGTAGAATTAGTTTCTCAGTGCACTGATTTTTGGAAGATGCAGAAACTGCATTTCTGACATTTCTTATTCACTAATAGAAATGCTTCTAGAGCTAAGGTGTACAACTTTCATCACTAACCGAAGCCCCTGACCAAAATCTATTCTGGAGCCAGTCTGGTTACTCTGAACAGTGTCTTCTGCCTGTAAGGCGtgtcatttttctctcttagtGTAAACTGATGAGAGAGTTTCATGTTGTCCCGCTGTGTGATCTCACTGGCACGtttctgcagctcagcagagTGTGCATCCCATGCAGCTTACCTCCACTGAAGAACCTAATTTGTGAATTTAGAAAATAGAGTTCTGTTTCACCAGCACTTCTTGAGATTCTCCTCTCTTGTAGTAGTAACACAATAATGTTACTGAAATTAGCTGAAAATTCCAATATTGCTTGTCAAGGTCTAGATGTCAGAGGTAACAGTTACAAGTTTTCTTTGACTTCCTGGAGGAGGACTTATTTTTCTGGTAGTACTTTGTATTTTGTGTGACTCTCCAATAATTCatgcagcatttttcttaatgtgttttgattggtgtgattattttttatataatttcaaATACCGCATGTTCAAGCTAGAGATGGACATTGAGCCCAGAATTTGGGTTACAATTGAAATCCATTTTTGTTGTTGACTCGTGTTACTAGCACTTTTGTTTGTGTCTGCAGCTGAAGAGTATCTGTCATTTGCCTTTGAGCACTGTCACCGCTCAAGccagaagaacaaaagaatgatTTTGATCTACCTGCTGCCAGTAAAAATGTTGTTGGTGAGTTGATGTTTCTCTTCTAAATAACTTTTTGGGGGCAGATAACCAAACTGATGCTCAATATGGCTCTTGTTTTTCCCTTACTGGAATTCAGAGGCTATCTGTGCCTGACCACCATAAGAGTCAGCATATGCACACGTTGTTGTGTGAggacaaaaaaaattgttgaatTGTCATAGCAACACAGGaaacaagaaaggggaaaaaaacccagcaaacaaCATCGCCACCCTTCTTTCCCTTTACTTTCCTCCCACTCCTCCTAACGGTCAGCCTCAGGTTAGTTTTGTAATAAAGATAACTTTGGGCTCTTCGGAGAAGCACTTAACAGTATAACTTATGTTGTGTAGCTGGGTGCCTGTCTGGTGATCAGCTGCTCAGATGGGCCAGGGAATGTGTGGATTCACTGGCACAAATCTGTCTGCTTCCTTCACCTGGTGAAGGGAAGGAGAATGTGCAAACAAGTGGCTGAAGACTCTTGAGGGGGATTTGCCGCAGGAGAGAAAGGATTCCTATCTTTGGGTTTCCTATTTGCCCATTTGAGGCATGTCAGAAGGGTCACAAAGTAGAGCATTATGGTTTTGAACCATGAAATCAATGAAGACTGGTTACTATTTAATCATTTCATCTTTCTGTTAAAAGAATTAAGCGCACCTCTGCTTCTTGTTCCTGTCCTTTCCCATGTGCTGTGGTGGCATTTGTGTATCCCTGAGCCAGTGGGATGATGATAACAACTATTTCGGTGTAACTGAGGGGGCAAGAACCAGATTTTGGAGTTTCCTGTTCCTGGCCCCATTACCAAAGTTACACATAGAGAGTGTTGTTATCACCTGCTTCTCTGAGTTGCCATCTTCCACCTTTGCCCCAACCTGTTCGTGACCATCCTCCCTTTTCTATTCAGCACTCCCTTTCCAGTCCCTTGCAGTGTCAGCTGGGTAAAGGGGAAGCATACTAAGTATGATAATTGGCTtccacttttcattttttatttattgacttTCTTGCTGGTTGTTTTCAGATCAATCAGTGGTAGGGTTGATAAAAGAAAGCTAACAGCCTTCCTAATATCTTTGTCCCAGTCCTGACCAGTCCTTAAATAGTGGGTCCATTAGTGTTGTTAGTGTGGCTTTTCTGGAGCAGTTCTAGTCTACAAGAGGCACTGAAAAAACTAGATAAGGGTCATTGTTTTTATagttgctttttttaatcagGGCCCAAACATTAACACTAACCTTAAACTGTACTAAAATAGCTTGGATGGGTTTTTCTTATTCCTAGCAGCTCTCAGTAAACATGCAGCTGAGTTCTGCTCTCAGCTAATCCTCCAACCAGGAAAGGAGTTACCAACAGCATAGCATGATGGTAACTAAATTTAAAGTCTGACCCAAGTCAATGTGCAATCTGATCTCTGCtgtacagaggagaaaaaaaccaaagtttcTTTTTGGTAGTGTAGGTGGTCCAGTCTTACCTGATCTAGCAATgagaattaattttgtttctttaagttttaactttctttctctttttgttgttttgttttttgagaggacatttttatttctgcacagagacataatgaagaaaaaatctGCTACAGACTGAGCTAGCACTTGACAGTGCTGAAGTACTGCTTGTATTATTAGTAATGCTTGGGATTCCTGCAGTTCTTCTGTTTGCAGATTAGATCATACAGTCATGACATAAAATTTGCATCTGCCTAGGCCTCATGTCGCAGgatcttgattttaaaagtttgatAACTGTATCCCAACATTAAGAAATATTAAGACTCCCTAAACCATGATAAATAGGTAGTTATCATGAGTCGAGCTACAAGGTGTTTGGCGGCGGCAAGGGGGTTGTCTTACAAATACTTTTATTCACTTCTTGTTctgtagcaaaataaaaaaaaaagtggttacacatttgtctttttctctcaCAAGTGTTTTTATAGCTTACTACATTACGTTTGAAGTGCATTCGACTTTATCCTGGAAAACGTggaaactgtttctttttcagggCCATATGCCAACAGTTCAGCTCTTAAAAAAGTATGACCTTATGCAGTTTGCTGAAGTAACCAAGGCTGTGAggtatgatgattttttttttgccttgtgtgTTCAGAAAGTATTAAGTAAAAAGATACTTATTTGGGATGATtgaggaaggcaggggagggaTATTCTTATCAAGTGAAacagtttcttttcttatttGGATGAGCCCTtctcatgttttaatttctttatccTTGTAGTGAAGGCAATCTTCTCCTACTGAATGACGCTCTGACAAAGCATGAGACCTTCTTTATTCGATGTGGAATCTTTCTTATCCTTGAGAAGCTGAAAATCATCACATACAGAAATCTCTTTAAGAAAGTGTAAGCATAACAAAACCTACATTTTTGCAAAAGTAGATTTCGTATCGCTTCACCTAAGACTGAGATAGAAATGTATGTGCTCCTTAACGCTCTCAGCACTAAATTCCTGTTAAAGTGAATTTATTGTAGAAAGGCCGTTTTTCTAAGAACCAGAATTTTTAAGTGATTGTTTCTCaaaatcagattcttttttttctgttgtttctttcagATATTTACTACTCAAAACCCATCAGCTGTCTCTGGATGCCTTTCTGTTTGCCCTGAAATTCATGCAAGTAGATGATGTTGATATTGATGAAGTCCAGTGCATTTTAGCTAACCTTATATATATGGTATGTACTGACCACTTGTTTGATCCTTCCAGACTTAAGACAGTAAAAAATACGAGGTACAGAATAAATGTTTATTACAAAAACCATATCAGTAATCCCAGGTTTTCTTGTGTAAAAAAAGTTGATTCACTTGTGgccaaagtgaaatattttcatttgccttGAGGGCTTCCTCTAGTTCCTGCCTCTTGTGCAGGAATCAGTTAAAACCGAAGTTGAATTTTACATTACTGATCCAGTACTGACATTTCTATATATGCAtaaatactgatttaaaaatacagaagttgtAACTGTGACCAAAAGGGATTTGTTCTTCTGTGTTTGAAGTAGGAGATTCTGGACATTCTAacattagaaaaaattaaaaacaaatttctttggttttgtttcacatCTTGTCTTTTACTCTAAATGGATCTCAATTACTCATGAACAGATAAAGGCTTGAAATCAAGAGATTTCTAATAAATTGGAAGATTTGGAGCAGCATTGCAGTGTCAGCAAGGAAATGAACTGCTGCTCTGTTTCTGAAACATTATTGGTGTGCTCTTGGAATAACAGAGGGTGAGATTAGGCGACTGGAAGGTTTCTTTCAGTGTTACAACACTACATGTCTGAAAAGGAAGTACTTTGTCATTTTGTTTGCTAAGTTTGGAATAGTGATTAACTAAAATCATCATTTTAAAGAGTAAATGTAGAAACACTTCTGTTGAGCTCTGTCTCTTCAAGGAAATGTAGGAGGTCTGGTCCCCCAAGGACCAGTAGGGGGGGCCCTGGCAACAGTCTCAATCTGACAGCACCCGTTTGGTACGCAAACACGGTTATGGTTCCAGCTTTCTGCTTACTCTACGAGTTAACCCACTGACATAAATTGGATCCTTACAGATATTAAGAACCATAGTGCAGCGGTGACTTAGCATATAGGCATAGCTTTGCTTGATGTAGTCTGAAGGCAGCTGAGGTTAGTGGGCATTGTCTTACCAGCTTTCAGTCCTAACattgtctttttctccttttcccagggTCACATTAAAGGCTATATATCTCATCAGCATCAGAAGCTCGTGGTCAGTAAGCAGAACCCATTTCCCCCGCTGTCAACAGTGTGTTGAGCATTGTATCTCACCCGTGCAAGTACTTCTCAGATACTCAGCTTGCCCAGTGGGGCTGCTCCTAGTCACCCTGAGAACACTGTAAATGACGTGGTTCGTGTCCAGGACTGGAATACCGGGAACTGTTTGTGGCTCCTTTCCCAGAATGACCAAGGCTGCCAGTGTTACAAAGTGCGTTGGAATGAAATGCTAACTTTCAATGACAGTTTCCGCAGGCTTTCTAGATCGTTCAAAGTATTTCATGAGGAAATAAGGCAAAGCATTCCAAACTCCTTCCAAAGTACTTAAAGCTTTTATAAAGTACTCTGTGTTACTATTTCTGCATTTGAGGAAGAGTATCATCCTTTGTTACTTGTGTTAATCCATTCTTCAGAGTGGAAATGATGTTTTCTTTCatggtttccatttttttaagtttcttcagTAGTCTTGCAGGTATTAAATACTCTCTTCAAGCCTTCTCTAAAAACTAGAGAAGTGCTTGACACCAGAAGCTTTACTGTGTCTGTGATACTTACGGGTTCAAGTAAGTGTGGGCTTTTTGTCTGTAGGTGCCCAcagaagggtttggtttttttaattacggtaaaattttgtttcatttttgttatgATGAACAAAAGTTTATCTAAGTAACTTATCCATAGTCTGTTTTATTCTGCTTCCGGGGAAGACGCTGTCACTGGATCCATTCTTCCACGTGTTAGCaccttgggggttttgtttggttgttttggggctGGTACAACATAACTTTGTCCATAGTGATGGGAGGGTAGTTTGGgagttttttaattcttttttaaagaaaataaaacatttctccccccacccctttgaGAGTTGGGGTTTATTTTACCCACTAACTGATGTGAACTTGCTTCCCCTCATACGTGGTACCTGTGTTTTCCCTTATGAATCATTTTTCAGTGTGATGAGACTGTCAAGTCCTACATCAAAATAGGCATTTAAAGGCTTGGAGTTCCCCTGGTCTTCATAAGTTTTACTTGTATGGATACTGAAATAAGAATATGGATGTGCCGAATCAAACCTCGGGTAACAAGAATTAAAAAGACTCCTTTCCTTCTAGCAACATTTAAAATCCCAGAAAAACATCAACACTTTTTGAGTTTTAGCATGAACAGTTCTG includes these proteins:
- the PCID2 gene encoding PCI domain-containing protein 2; its protein translation is MAHITINQYLQQVQEAIDSRDGQFCAELVSFKHPHVANPRLQLPSPEEKCQQVLEPPYDEMFAAHLRCTYAVGNHDFIEAYKCQTVIVQSFLRAFQAHKEENWALPIMYAVALDLRIFANNADQQLVKKGKSKVGDMLEKAAELLMSCFRVCASDTRAGIEDSKKWGMLFLVNQLFKIYFKINKLHLCKPLIRAIDSSNLKDEYSMAQRVTYRYYVGRKAMFDSDFKQAEEYLSFAFEHCHRSSQKNKRMILIYLLPVKMLLGHMPTVQLLKKYDLMQFAEVTKAVSEGNLLLLNDALTKHETFFIRCGIFLILEKLKIITYRNLFKKVYLLLKTHQLSLDAFLFALKFMQVDDVDIDEVQCILANLIYMGHIKGYISHQHQKLVVSKQNPFPPLSTVC